The Nitrospira sp. sequence GTCGGCCATCGCTGAGTGTCAGGCGAACATCAGCCGGGCCGAAATCATCACCAGGGAAGACCGCAAAGCCGAGCTGGATTTCGTGGTCGAGGTTGCCGATACGGATCACCTGAATCGAGTGTTGAAAGCCATCGAACGGGTAGAGGGTGTCATTACGGCGAGACGTCTGAGATCTTGGAGACAAAAATCATGAGCGAGTGCGTCGCAGGAATAGACTTAGGGTCTGCCGAACAGTAATTTTGTTCCTTTCTCGATCTTATACCCATCAATCGTACCGCCTGCAATCTCGAGGACGTACACGGCATCATCGCTATTCGGACGATATTGAGGACATGAATCGTCGGTCTTGGTGCAAATCGGCACGTTCCGTTCGACATGCGTGACTCGCTTTTTATCGTCCAACCAGATCAGATCGAGCGCAATCTTGGTATTCTTCATCCAAAATGACCACGCCTGGGGTTCGCTAAAAAAGAACAACATCCCATGGTCTTTCTCGAGGTGATCTCGGTACATGAGGCCCTGAGCACGCTTTCTCGGCGTGTCGGCGATTTCGGCCTGAATGGTGACGCCTGAAGGAGTCTGGATCGAGACGAGCCCGGAATCGGCCGCGAGACCGATTGGAATAGTGCCGAAGAGTGACCCGGTGAACACCAAGGCGCAAAGAGCGAGGAACGAAGGAGCCCTGCCACACATGAGCGCATCGTAATGATCGCCTCCTCTTCAGTCAAGAAGGCCATCCGATGAAAATGGCGGCCGGCCCGTCTCCGGTTCCGCGAATATTGCAATCATGTCGGAGGTTGTGCCATCCTCCTCCGGCCGGATTCGACAGAGAGGAAACTATGCAGGAAAAACGGCGGGTGCTCTATAAAAAGGGAGTGTTCGTGTGTCCAGGATGTCGCCAATCTTACGTCCAGGAGAAATGGATTGAAGAATGGCGGATTCGTTGCCATCGCTGCACGTATCGTGGAACGCTGACGGAAGTGTCGGTTGAAGAACACATGGAGGAAGAAACGTTTCGGCACTAGCGCCTCTCGTTTCTCCCATATCCTGGTCGTGACGTTGTGCCATCACACCAAATACGGACCGCTAGGCTGAGTGAGTGGAAGTGGCGGCGTCTCTTGGTCGTCGCGCTGACGCTGGTCACGGTTTGCGCCGGCTGTGTATCGAAGTCTTTAGCGGACGAAGCCTCACCGTCGATCAAAATCCTCGTGACTTACCATTCTCTCTCGGGAAACACCGAACGTATGGCAGAAGCAGTGGTCGCCGGCGCACGATCCGTCTCGGGCACCGAGGTTGTGGTCAAGCGTGTCGGACAGGTGACCGCGGAGGAACTGTTTGCCGCCGATGCGGTAGTGGTCGGCTCGCCCGTGTATTGGTCCAACATGTCAGGGGAGGTGAAAACCTTCTTCGATAACTGGCAATTCAAGTTCGGTGTCTTTCCTGAATTCAAGATGAAGAACAAGGTCGGTGCAGCCTTCGCCACAGGGGGGCAAATCTCAGGGGGTAAGGAAGTCACCATGTTGACCATTCTTGCCGCAATGCTTGGGAATCAAATGATTGTGGTGAGCGGCGGTGGCGCGTTCGGGGCGTCGGCGACAACCGAGGGTGACAGCCCAGGGATCGATAATAAGGAGCTTGCAGAGGCCAAAGCGTTAGGCCAACGTGTGGCCGAGGTCACGAAGCTCGTCAGAGTTGGTTCGCCGCGTTGAATTATCCTGTGAAAGATGCGAGGAAGGGACACGGAATCTCTTCTCGTAAACCGGCGCGTGCGGGGAACGGATGGTTACCGGTCCACAGTGCTGGTCGCTGCCCCTTGGACCGCGATCTCTACAAATTCATGAATATTCCTCGCGCAGCGGCCACAACTGCCGCTTTGCTTGAGGCCAAACTTGGATTTGAGCTGACATGGCATCACAAATCCTGCTCGCCCTGCTTCACGAACATCAGCTTCTGTAATTCCTTTGCACAAGCAAACGTACATCTCTCCTCCAGATGAACGATTATGAGAAGCATTCTCAGTATTTCATGACTTCGAGAATTTGTCAAGTCCTTCCCAGGCGGTAACCAGAATCAAGGATTCACTTTGTAGATTCGACGGATAGAGGCTACGAGAGGGTCAGTTCCAGCTGATCGACCATATCTCGGACGGTATTGAATCCCGACTGCCAAAAAGCCTCTGATCCCATATCAACCCCCACCTTGCTCAGGATGTCTTGCGGCGATTGAGATCCTCCGGTTGCGAGCAGGTCGAGATACTTCGGAATGAATGACGCTCCTTGCTCTTTATACATGCGGTAAAGAGCCAACACGAGCAGATTGCCGAAGCTATACGCGTAGCAGTAGAACGGGCTGGCGAAAATATGGGGAATCGTGACCCACTCCCATTGAAACTCGTCGGGCACCTGTACGCTCTTGCCGAATTGCTGCCGCAGTTCCGCTAAATAGGCCTGCGCCAGCTGATCGCCCGTCGCACCGTCCGCCACCATGTGGTGGGCCATCTTTTCAAACCGAACGAAATAGGCCTGGCGTAGGACGGTGGCATAGATATCATCCAACTGATTGAGGAGCAGGCCCTGTCGTACGGACTTGTTTTGCTCTTGCGAGATCAGCGCATCTGAGAGAATGCGCTCGCCGAACACCGATGCGGTTTCTGCCAACGGGAGTGTCGAATGAAAGGTGTAGACCGAATGGTCTTGTGCCATCATCCCATGGACGGCATGGCCAAGTTCGTGCGCCATGGTGGCGATGTCTCGGGCTTCACCCGTGAAATTCAACATGACATACGGGGTCAGGCCCGGGGCCACACTATAGCAGTAAGCACCGCCAAGCTTACCTGGGCGTGTTGGTCCATCGATATGCCGCGCTCGAAAGACCTCTTCGGCCAGATCTGCCAGGCGGGGAGAAAACTCGCGATAGGCCTCGAGTACCATCGCGACGGCATCGGCGTACCGATACTTCTTCGCCTCTACCCGATGGGGCGCATAAATGTGATATCGGCTCATCGGCCTGAGCTTGCAGATCTTCGCTTTCAACCTGAAGTACGCGTGGAAGATATCGGCATTCTTCGCGCAGGTCTCCAACAGGACATCAACCGCGTGATCCGGAATATCATTGCCGAGATTGCGAGTGGCAATGGGAGAGGAGAACTTCCGAAGTCCTACGTTCTCGGACTTCCAATCGTTGACGAGAGTTCGATACATCTCCCCGAGTAGATCGCGTTGCGCGGAAAATACGCGGTAAAGTTCTTTGTAAGCAGCCTGTCGGACAGCAGCCTTGGGGCTCCGGACGTAGCTCATGAGTTCTTCGCGGTTCATGGAGCGCGTCTTCCCGCCGATCCTCATCGTAAAAGTCAGCCCGTTAGTCACCACGTCATAGAATGTATTGACGGCGCTGCGTCCGGTGACATTCTTTACGTTGATGATTTTCTCTTCCGGTTCGGAAAGCGTATGAGGCTTATAGCGTCTGATCGTCTGCAAGTAATATCGCAGGTCGCCGGTATCGGCCATCAGTCGCTCGGCATTGACATCGTCAACTTCCTGCCACCACAGATCGAAGAAGAGCAGGCGATTATTCAGCGCGGTGAGTCGCTCTTCCACTTGTGTCTTGAAAGAGCGTGACGTCGGGTATGTAGTGTTTTCTGAGAACCACAGATAGGCGAACGCGCCAAGCCGAGCTGAGCCCTCTGCGATCGACTCGGTGAGCTTCAGAATCGCTCTGAAGTCATCGCCGGCCATTGTCGCCTGCAGCTGGGGACGAACCG is a genomic window containing:
- a CDS encoding DUF192 domain-containing protein translates to MCGRAPSFLALCALVFTGSLFGTIPIGLAADSGLVSIQTPSGVTIQAEIADTPRKRAQGLMYRDHLEKDHGMLFFFSEPQAWSFWMKNTKIALDLIWLDDKKRVTHVERNVPICTKTDDSCPQYRPNSDDAVYVLEIAGGTIDGYKIEKGTKLLFGRP
- a CDS encoding NAD(P)H-dependent oxidoreductase; translated protein: MVVALTLVTVCAGCVSKSLADEASPSIKILVTYHSLSGNTERMAEAVVAGARSVSGTEVVVKRVGQVTAEELFAADAVVVGSPVYWSNMSGEVKTFFDNWQFKFGVFPEFKMKNKVGAAFATGGQISGGKEVTMLTILAAMLGNQMIVVSGGGAFGASATTEGDSPGIDNKELAEAKALGQRVAEVTKLVRVGSPR
- a CDS encoding (2Fe-2S)-binding protein; translation: MYVCLCKGITEADVREAGRAGFVMPCQLKSKFGLKQSGSCGRCARNIHEFVEIAVQGAATSTVDR
- a CDS encoding M3 family oligoendopeptidase; translated protein: MTARRPVRRRHSGSTVSDQWDLTHLVKDPSKDLERHLADLDAQVRQVESVRPQLQATMAGDDFRAILKLTESIAEGSARLGAFAYLWFSENTTYPTSRSFKTQVEERLTALNNRLLFFDLWWQEVDDVNAERLMADTGDLRYYLQTIRRYKPHTLSEPEEKIINVKNVTGRSAVNTFYDVVTNGLTFTMRIGGKTRSMNREELMSYVRSPKAAVRQAAYKELYRVFSAQRDLLGEMYRTLVNDWKSENVGLRKFSSPIATRNLGNDIPDHAVDVLLETCAKNADIFHAYFRLKAKICKLRPMSRYHIYAPHRVEAKKYRYADAVAMVLEAYREFSPRLADLAEEVFRARHIDGPTRPGKLGGAYCYSVAPGLTPYVMLNFTGEARDIATMAHELGHAVHGMMAQDHSVYTFHSTLPLAETASVFGERILSDALISQEQNKSVRQGLLLNQLDDIYATVLRQAYFVRFEKMAHHMVADGATGDQLAQAYLAELRQQFGKSVQVPDEFQWEWVTIPHIFASPFYCYAYSFGNLLVLALYRMYKEQGASFIPKYLDLLATGGSQSPQDILSKVGVDMGSEAFWQSGFNTVRDMVDQLELTLS